From the Prunus dulcis chromosome 4, ALMONDv2, whole genome shotgun sequence genome, one window contains:
- the LOC117625483 gene encoding receptor like protein 22-like, with product MRLDLSSNSFGGQIPWSFFLNLESLVELNLSGNNYVGQFPEVDSNPTSNSSLYDFSKQLVGHIPRHLTKLILYENQLNGTIPSWLGSLPSLKGLGLGDNQLSGNIIEFQSRSLSWLFLRNNKLDGLIPGSIYELENLQYLGLSSNNLSGTVEFEKFSKLQNLRRLNLSFNHLSLSFNHLRNNTWPQLQLLDLSSCNISEFPYFLRAAPNLHTLSLSHNRIQANIPKWLLDLGKDSLSYLDLSHNSLTGTVGPLWWKNLYYLDLRNNSLQGELPIPSPSASYFFISNNQFTGEIPLRICNLSSLQILDLSSNKLSGKIHQCIGNFSQSLSVLNLRNNKFHGVIPDTFSEGNVLRNLDLNENQLEGSLPKSLLTCRELEVLDLGNNKIQDTFPNWLESLPKLQVLILRSNKFSGEICFPKTKFPFQKMHIIDLSNNRFSGLLPTKYFENLTAMINSQEHGLKYMGGLYYQDTVVLTIKGFEIEMKKILTYFTIIDFSNNTFRGEISSVISKLKSLKGLNFSHNELTGLCGFPLSKTCSAPHQSPPSSFQQEDDLEHGNGFDWKLVLMGYASGVVIGISVGYLVLSNGTPDWLVKVVGKKQYRRTVKMTQQRA from the exons ATGCGGTTGGACCTCTCGTCTAACAGTTTTGGTGGCCAAATCCCATGGTCGTTCTTTTTAAACCTTGAGAGCCTCGTTGAGTTGAATCTTAGTGGCAACAATTATGTCGGTCAATTTCCAGAAGTTGATAGCAACCCGACATCAAACTCTTCtttatatgatttttcaaAACAACTGGTGGGTCATATTCCTCGACACTTAACCAAGCTCATTTTATATGAGAACCAACTCAACGGAACAATACCATCTTGGTTAGGTAGTTTGCCATCATTGAAGGGCTTAGGCCTCGGAGATAACCAACTCAGCGGTAATATCATTGAGTTCCAATCTCGTTCTTTGTCATGGCTTTTTTTAAGGAATAACAAGCTGGATGGCCTGATTCCAGGATCAATCTATGAACTTGAGAATCTTCAGTACCTTGGTCTATCATCCAATAACTTGAGTGGCACTGTGGAGTTTGAAAAGTTTTCCAAACTCCAAAATCTCAGGCGGCTTAATCTTTCCTTTAATCATCTATCCTTGAGCTTCAACCATTTGAGAAACAACACCTGGCCTCAACTTCAGTTACTAGATTTGTCATCTTGTAACATAAGTGAGTTCCCATACTTTCTAAGGGCCGCACCAAATTTGCACACGTTATCCCTTTCCCACAACCGAATCCAAGCCAACATTCCCAAATGgttgttggatttggggaAAGATTCATTGAGTTATTTGGATCTTTCTCACAACTCTTTGACTGGCACTGTAGGACCGCTTTGGTGGAAAAATCTTTACTATCTTGACCTTCGCAACAATTCTCTCCAAGGAGAGCTTCCAATTCCATCACCTTCCGCATCTTACTTTTTCATATCAAATAATCAATTCACTGGAGAGATACCTCTAAGGATCTGCAACCTGAGTAGCCTTCAAATCCTTGATTTGTCTAGTAATAAATTGAGTGGCAAAATTCATCAATGCATAGGGAATTTCAGTCAAAGCCTCTCTGTTTTGAATCTACGGAATAATAAATTTCATGGTGTGATTCCTGACACATTTTCAGAGGGAAACGTTTTGAGAAATCTTGATCTTAATGAAAATCAGTTGGAAGGGTCGTTGCCTAAATCTTTGCTCACATGTAGAGAGTTGGAAGTTCTAGACCTtggaaacaacaaaattcaagacACATTCCCAAATTGGCTGGAATCTCTTCCGAAGTTGCAGGTTCTTATCTTGAGGTCTAACAAATTCTCTGGTGAAATATGCTTTCCAAAAACTAAGTTTCCATTCCAAAAAATGCATATCATAGACCTCTCCAACAATCGGTTTAGCGGTCTCTTgccaacaaaatattttgaaaatttgacgGCCATGATAAACTCGCAAGAACATGGACTGAAATATATGGGAGGGCTCTACTATCAGGATACTGTGGTATTGACAATTAAAGGCTTCgaaattgaaatgaagaaGATCCTGACATACTTCACAATTATTGATTTCTCAAACAACACTTTTAGAGGAGAGATTTCAAGTGTAATTAGTAAGCTTAAATCATTGAAGGGGCTTAACTTTTCTCATAATGAGCTTACAG GATTGTGTGGATTTCCACTTTCTAAAACATGCAGTGCACCACATCAATCACCGCCATCGTCATTCCAACAAGAGGATGATTTGGAGCATGGGAATGGTTTTGATTGGAAGCTAGTGTTGATGGGGTATGCATCTGGGGTGGTAATTGGAATATCTGTGGGATATCTTGTACTCTCTAATGGAACACCAGATTGGCTTGTTAAAGTGGTAGGAAAAAAGCAATATCGTAGAACTGTGAAAATGACACAACAACGTGCTTGA